One region of Nitrospirota bacterium genomic DNA includes:
- a CDS encoding patatin-like phospholipase family protein, which produces MVESRVQGDSPRQPAGVALALSGGAARSAGHVGVLCALAEAKVPIAGLVGTSGGAFVGALFASGRYSTQELDRIGRGLKWRDVVAPALSPRGFFASERVGAVLRRLIGRIGFDDLRYPFAAVACDIRTGEKVVLGHGEVALAVQASCSLPVFFTPTLVGGRLLVDGGAVSQLPVLAARERFPAARVVGVDVNYRAAETARLGNLVSLGVQVVSLFARQNAARERQEADVMIDVDASDVSLYDLAKSSLMIGRGRDAAAAVLAKGRLTTGAATGWR; this is translated from the coding sequence ATGGTAGAGAGCAGGGTTCAGGGCGACAGCCCGCGTCAGCCCGCAGGCGTGGCGCTTGCGTTGAGTGGCGGCGCCGCGCGCTCCGCGGGACACGTCGGCGTGCTCTGCGCGTTGGCCGAGGCAAAGGTCCCGATTGCGGGGCTGGTGGGCACCAGTGGGGGAGCGTTCGTGGGGGCGCTGTTTGCGTCCGGGCGCTACTCGACGCAGGAACTGGATCGCATCGGGCGCGGGCTGAAGTGGCGCGACGTGGTGGCTCCTGCGCTGTCCCCTCGGGGGTTCTTTGCCAGCGAGCGGGTGGGAGCGGTGCTCCGTCGCTTGATCGGCCGGATCGGATTTGACGATCTGCGATACCCGTTTGCCGCGGTGGCCTGCGACATCCGCACAGGCGAAAAGGTGGTGCTCGGCCACGGTGAAGTGGCCTTGGCTGTCCAGGCCAGCTGCAGTCTGCCCGTGTTTTTCACCCCGACGCTCGTGGGTGGGCGTCTTCTGGTGGACGGTGGCGCCGTGAGCCAGCTCCCGGTTTTGGCGGCACGCGAACGATTCCCCGCCGCGCGCGTGGTGGGCGTGGACGTCAATTACCGGGCGGCGGAGACCGCGCGACTGGGTAACCTGGTGTCGCTCGGCGTGCAGGTCGTCTCGTTGTTTGCCCGACAGAACGCGGCCCGGGAACGCCAGGAGGCAGACGTGATGATCGATGTCGATGCGTCGGACGTCTCCCTCTACGACCTGGCCAAGAGCTCGCTGATGATCGGCCGCGGCCGCGACGCTGCAGCCGCCGTCCTCGCGAAGGGCAGGTTGACGACGGGCGCAGCGACCGGTTGGCGCTGA